Genomic segment of Dehalogenimonas alkenigignens:
ACCGTTTTGATTTCATATTCCACCGCCTATGCCGAAAATTTACTGCTCATACAGTAATAACGGCGAAACGGCCGGTCGGATAGCCTTCCCGTAGAACGGAAGAAATCAGGCGCTGGTCATGCCGCGTCTGGTGGCATAGGCTACGGCGGCGGCGCGGTTGCGCAGGTGCAGCTTATCAAGCAGCCTGGAAAGGTAAGTCCGTACGGTGCTTTCACCCAGAAATAGTTTTTCTGCTATTTCGGCGTTGGTCAGCCCTTCGCCGACCAGTTTCAACACCTCAAGCTCCCGGGGGGACAGGTCCATCTCTTCCTTGGAATTCTGACGCTGGCGGAATTCGGATACCAAACTGCCAGCCATTTGAGGTGAAAGGATGACCTCTCCGGCCGCAATCCGCTTGATGGCGTTGACCACTTCGGCAATGCCCGCGCCTTTAAGCACATAGCCCTGGGCGCCGTATTTCAGCGCTGTGAACAGGTCTTTTTCTTCGTTGGACACGGTCAGCATGAGCACCTTCGCCTCAGGAGCTTTCTCCCGTATCAGCGGCAGCGCCTCAAGCCCGGTACATCGCGGCATCAGAATATCCAGGAGGATTACGTCCGGTTGAAGCGCCGCGGCCTTGGCGATGGCCTCTTTGCCGTCGGTCGCTTCCCCGACGATTTTAATCGCTGATTCACCGGCCAATATGCTGGATAGGCCGCTCCTGACGATGGCGTGGTCGTCGACAACTAATACTCTGGTGGTTTCTGACATTCCGCTATCTCCTGCCGATCGGCACATCTATTTTGACTGCGGTACCCTGCCCGGGGGCGCTGATGATTGTCATGCT
This window contains:
- a CDS encoding response regulator, with protein sequence MSETTRVLVVDDHAIVRSGLSSILAGESAIKIVGEATDGKEAIAKAAALQPDVILLDILMPRCTGLEALPLIREKAPEAKVLMLTVSNEEKDLFTALKYGAQGYVLKGAGIAEVVNAIKRIAAGEVILSPQMAGSLVSEFRQRQNSKEEMDLSPRELEVLKLVGEGLTNAEIAEKLFLGESTVRTYLSRLLDKLHLRNRAAAVAYATRRGMTSA